In the genome of Deltaproteobacteria bacterium, one region contains:
- a CDS encoding CoA pyrophosphatase, whose amino-acid sequence MVDRDEKHHLQCDPSLQRTIRCNLERFIVQPHSENGASKAAVALTVVDAGHGAGVYGLPVFDTPRREAALILTRRSTKLKNHSGQWALPGGRMEDGESAEEAALRELEEEVGLKLARNSVLGRLDDFTTRSGFSISPVVVWGGPGVILAPNPNEVRSIHRIPLAEFLRKDAPILEDTPHGKDPVLRMPVGNNWIAAPTAAMLYQFREVALRGRDTRVAHYDQPLFAWH is encoded by the coding sequence ATGGTCGATAGAGATGAAAAACACCACCTGCAATGTGATCCAAGCTTGCAGCGCACCATCCGCTGCAACCTCGAACGATTCATCGTCCAGCCCCATTCGGAAAACGGAGCCAGCAAAGCCGCCGTGGCGCTGACCGTCGTGGATGCCGGCCACGGGGCCGGGGTGTACGGTCTGCCGGTCTTCGACACCCCCCGCAGGGAGGCCGCCCTCATCCTGACGCGCAGGTCCACGAAATTGAAAAACCATTCCGGTCAGTGGGCCCTGCCCGGCGGCCGCATGGAGGACGGTGAATCTGCGGAGGAAGCGGCGCTGCGAGAACTCGAAGAAGAGGTGGGGTTGAAACTGGCCCGCAACAGCGTCCTGGGACGATTGGATGACTTCACCACGCGATCGGGCTTCAGCATTTCACCCGTGGTGGTCTGGGGCGGCCCCGGTGTAATCCTCGCGCCGAACCCGAACGAGGTACGATCCATCCACCGCATCCCCCTGGCCGAATTCCTGCGAAAGGATGCGCCTATTCTCGAAGACACGCCGCACGGCAAAGACCCTGTTCTGCGAATGCCGGTCGGCAACAACTGGATCGCGGCTCCAACGGCGGCCATGCTTTATCAATTCCGGGAGGTGGCTCTCCGCGGAAGGGATACACGCGTGGCGCATTACGACCAGCCGCTCTTCGCCTGGCACTGA
- a CDS encoding TetR/AcrR family transcriptional regulator encodes MVKNRFRTHIRHDQIAPAALSVINQAGLKGLNVAAVAKRVGLVPSAVYRHRKNAWELFSAAIEKANS; translated from the coding sequence ATGGTAAAAAACCGGTTCAGAACGCATATTCGGCACGACCAGATCGCTCCAGCCGCGCTCAGCGTTATCAACCAAGCGGGTCTCAAAGGGCTTAATGTGGCCGCTGTGGCCAAACGGGTCGGCTTGGTTCCTTCGGCTGTATACCGGCATCGCAAAAATGCCTGGGAACTATTTTCAGCCGCCATTGAGAAGGCAAATTCATAG
- a CDS encoding hydroxylamine oxidoreductase: MICFALATAGMAQNVPKEKEFRIERSMPAEAIACIECHKREHPGIFSDWARSRHASANITCYDCHKAEEFDPDVSQAHYRQYQRSDQPFGKKEYKVPISAVVTPKDCSRCHPDEAKQYSRSKHANTIEIIWKIDPWLNKGMNSDFERVAGCYHCHGTVLKQKEGKLTPDTWPNVGVGRINLDGSKGSCTSCHTRHMFSVMEARKPEACGQCHLGPDHPQIEIYMESKHGDIYTAHGDDYNWTAAPGTWSPGVDFRGPTCAVCHMSGAGTTLTTHDVTERLSWELQAPLTVRPFEFAALPAKTDWKVERDKMKAVCTQCHSKVWVDDHYVKLDKVVQEYNDVYFKPAKAMLDDLYAKGLLDSSKFFDERLEVEYYELWHHEGRRARMGAAMMAPDYSWWHGFYECKKRYNNFMEEARHLIDNNQKAYVAKDYPNATGSTTKPKEVFK, encoded by the coding sequence ATGATCTGTTTTGCCCTGGCAACGGCAGGTATGGCCCAGAATGTTCCCAAGGAAAAGGAATTTCGCATCGAACGAAGCATGCCCGCGGAGGCGATTGCCTGTATCGAATGCCACAAACGAGAGCATCCGGGGATCTTCTCCGACTGGGCCCGCAGCCGTCACGCCAGCGCCAACATTACCTGCTACGACTGCCACAAGGCCGAAGAATTCGACCCGGACGTCAGCCAGGCGCATTACCGGCAATATCAACGCTCAGACCAGCCGTTTGGGAAGAAAGAATACAAAGTGCCGATCTCTGCTGTGGTCACGCCTAAGGACTGTTCGCGCTGCCACCCGGATGAGGCCAAGCAGTACAGCCGGAGCAAGCATGCCAATACGATCGAGATTATCTGGAAGATCGACCCCTGGCTGAACAAAGGCATGAACAGTGATTTCGAACGCGTTGCCGGGTGTTACCATTGCCACGGCACGGTGCTGAAACAGAAAGAAGGCAAGCTGACGCCCGATACATGGCCCAATGTGGGCGTGGGCAGAATCAACCTGGACGGCAGCAAGGGAAGCTGCACCAGTTGCCATACGCGTCACATGTTTTCGGTCATGGAGGCCCGCAAGCCGGAAGCCTGCGGCCAGTGTCACTTAGGGCCCGACCACCCCCAGATCGAAATTTATATGGAGTCCAAACATGGCGACATCTACACGGCCCATGGGGATGACTACAACTGGACCGCCGCGCCGGGAACCTGGTCGCCGGGCGTCGATTTCCGGGGCCCAACCTGTGCCGTCTGCCACATGTCCGGTGCCGGTACGACACTGACCACCCATGACGTCACCGAAAGGCTCTCCTGGGAACTCCAGGCACCGCTTACCGTGAGGCCGTTCGAGTTTGCCGCGTTACCGGCTAAAACCGACTGGAAAGTGGAGCGTGATAAAATGAAGGCGGTCTGCACCCAGTGTCACAGCAAGGTCTGGGTGGACGATCACTATGTCAAGCTCGACAAGGTGGTTCAGGAATACAATGACGTCTACTTCAAGCCAGCCAAGGCCATGCTCGATGATCTGTACGCAAAAGGCCTGTTGGACAGCAGCAAGTTCTTCGACGAGCGCCTTGAAGTGGAATACTACGAACTCTGGCACCACGAGGGCCGCCGCGCCAGAATGGGGGCCGCCATGATGGCGCCGGATTACTCCTGGTGGCACGGGTTTTACGAGTGCAAAAAGCGCTACAACAACTTTATGGAGGAAGCCCGTCACCTGATCGACAACAATCAGAAGGCCTATGTGGCCAAGGACTATCCAAATGCCACGGGGAGTACAACCAAACCAAAAGAAGTCTTTAAATAA
- a CDS encoding heavy metal translocating P-type ATPase: MPEETVSLPVTGMTCANCAANIERSLNKLNGVQEASVNFASEKASVRFDPGQIDVKAVVENVERAGYGVVTQHLELPVTGMTCANCAANIERTLDKKVTGVTQASVNFASERAAIDFIPDVVGVDDIVAAIEKAGYGAILPEESADGQDAEQIARQAEIHNQTRKLIVGAIFALPLFVLSMLRDFGFIGPWSHAVWVNWLFAALATPVQFYTGWDYYVGGFKSLRNKSANMDVLIAMGSSVAYFYSWVVLLFPAAGQHVYFETAAVIITLIKVGKLLEARTKGKTGNAIRKLIGLQPKTAFIVEDGQEKEIALSQVKKEMTVVVRPGERIPVDGAVIEGRSAVDESMLTGEPIPVDKKKGDTVVGGTINGEGLLKFQATRVGQETALAQIIRLVQEAQGSKAPIQALADRVAAVFVPGVILIAFITFGIWWGVTGEFVPSMIRLVAVLVIACPCALGLATPTAIMAGTGKGAENGILFKRAEALETATKLDTIVLDKTGTITEGKPTLSDVVVLDGADMNEKSLLWLAASVEQGSEHPLGKAIVQEAKERGIDLAAIDKFSAHGGFGVEATISGKKVRVGKPKWFDAAVLAAADGNVDRLQAQGKTVMVVTLEDRMAGLLAVADQLKPDSAEAIESLHRQHLHVVMLTGDNPKTARTIAEQVGIDDVHAEVRPEEKSSEVKKIKDSGRRVGMVGDGINDAPALAQADVGMAIGTGTDVAIETADVILSSGSLKGIPRTIAVSRQTMRTIRQNLFLAFVYNVILIPVAAGVLAPFDALPEMLRHLHPILAALAMAMSSISVVSNSLRLYRAKV; the protein is encoded by the coding sequence ATGCCCGAAGAAACTGTATCGCTGCCCGTGACCGGCATGACCTGCGCCAACTGCGCCGCCAATATCGAGCGGAGCCTCAATAAGTTGAACGGCGTCCAGGAAGCCTCGGTCAATTTTGCTTCCGAAAAGGCCAGTGTGCGCTTCGACCCCGGCCAAATCGACGTCAAGGCCGTGGTGGAGAACGTCGAACGGGCCGGTTACGGTGTGGTCACGCAGCATTTGGAATTACCCGTAACCGGCATGACCTGTGCGAACTGTGCCGCCAACATCGAAAGAACTCTCGACAAGAAAGTGACGGGCGTCACGCAGGCATCCGTCAACTTTGCGTCCGAGCGCGCGGCCATCGATTTCATACCGGATGTGGTGGGTGTCGACGATATCGTCGCTGCCATCGAAAAAGCCGGCTACGGGGCCATTCTTCCTGAAGAGAGCGCCGATGGTCAAGATGCCGAGCAGATTGCCCGCCAGGCGGAGATTCACAACCAGACGCGCAAGCTGATCGTGGGCGCGATTTTCGCCCTGCCGCTGTTTGTGTTGAGCATGCTGCGGGATTTCGGGTTCATCGGTCCCTGGAGCCATGCGGTGTGGGTCAACTGGCTTTTTGCAGCGCTGGCCACGCCGGTTCAGTTCTACACCGGTTGGGATTACTATGTGGGCGGCTTTAAAAGCCTCCGCAACAAAAGTGCCAACATGGACGTGCTGATCGCGATGGGTTCGTCGGTGGCCTACTTCTATTCCTGGGTCGTCCTGCTGTTTCCGGCAGCCGGCCAGCATGTCTATTTCGAGACCGCCGCGGTGATTATCACCCTGATCAAGGTGGGCAAGCTTCTGGAGGCCCGCACCAAGGGAAAGACCGGCAATGCCATTCGCAAACTGATCGGACTGCAGCCCAAGACCGCCTTCATTGTCGAAGACGGACAGGAAAAGGAGATCGCCCTTTCCCAGGTGAAGAAAGAAATGACGGTGGTCGTGCGTCCCGGGGAGCGCATTCCGGTGGACGGTGCGGTGATAGAGGGACGCTCGGCGGTGGACGAGTCCATGCTGACCGGCGAACCGATCCCGGTCGACAAGAAGAAAGGCGACACGGTTGTCGGCGGCACCATCAACGGCGAAGGCCTGCTCAAGTTTCAGGCGACACGGGTGGGGCAGGAAACCGCCCTGGCCCAGATCATCCGTCTGGTTCAGGAAGCCCAGGGGAGCAAGGCGCCGATCCAGGCGTTGGCCGACCGGGTGGCGGCGGTTTTCGTGCCGGGGGTGATCCTGATCGCCTTTATAACCTTCGGCATCTGGTGGGGGGTGACCGGTGAGTTCGTTCCTTCCATGATCCGCCTGGTGGCCGTGCTGGTGATCGCCTGTCCGTGTGCGCTGGGGTTGGCGACACCCACGGCAATCATGGCCGGTACGGGCAAAGGCGCCGAGAACGGCATTCTGTTCAAACGGGCGGAAGCCTTGGAGACCGCCACCAAACTGGACACCATCGTTTTAGACAAAACCGGTACCATCACCGAGGGCAAGCCCACCCTGTCCGATGTGGTGGTCTTGGACGGCGCCGATATGAATGAAAAAAGCCTGCTTTGGCTGGCCGCCTCCGTGGAGCAGGGGTCCGAGCATCCGTTGGGCAAGGCGATTGTCCAGGAGGCTAAAGAGCGGGGGATAGACTTGGCAGCCATTGACAAGTTTAGCGCTCACGGCGGTTTCGGTGTTGAGGCGACCATTTCAGGAAAAAAGGTACGGGTCGGAAAGCCCAAGTGGTTTGATGCGGCTGTTCTGGCGGCCGCCGATGGGAATGTCGACCGGCTGCAGGCGCAGGGTAAGACCGTCATGGTGGTGACGCTCGAAGACCGCATGGCCGGGTTGCTGGCCGTGGCGGATCAGCTGAAACCCGATTCGGCCGAGGCCATCGAGAGCCTGCACCGCCAGCACCTGCATGTCGTCATGCTCACAGGGGACAACCCCAAGACCGCCAGGACCATTGCCGAACAGGTGGGCATCGATGACGTTCACGCCGAGGTGCGCCCGGAAGAAAAGTCTTCGGAAGTAAAGAAAATCAAGGACAGCGGCCGGCGTGTGGGCATGGTCGGCGACGGCATCAACGATGCTCCCGCCCTGGCGCAGGCCGACGTGGGGATGGCTATCGGTACCGGCACGGACGTGGCCATTGAAACCGCCGACGTGATACTTTCCAGCGGCAGCCTGAAAGGCATACCGCGCACCATAGCGGTTAGCCGCCAGACCATGCGGACCATCCGCCAGAATCTTTTTCTGGCGTTTGTCTACAACGTCATTCTGATCCCCGTGGCAGCCGGTGTGCTGGCACCCTTCGACGCACTGCCCGAAATGCTGCGGCACCTGCATCCCATCCTGGCGGCGCTGGCCATGGCCATGAGCAGCATTTCGGTGGTGAGCAACAGCCTGCGCCTTTATCGGGCGAAGGTTTAA
- a CDS encoding PAS domain-containing protein: MVKKPVNSSRTMMQTSPWIILGSTIILLFVILVLAYQNTNRERRYMSELLSAKGAALIRAVEAGARTGMMGMMWGGQQIQRLIEETARLPDVKYMAVMDQAGLAVAHSDPSKIGRPFAPNRKITHLGPDQHENWELVTSADGQRIFEVHRHFRPLTVYQEGEFKHMQGMMRRHQMMTDRSDDWFSPEKQSQFLIIVGLDVTPFEEAIQSDIQTTVILSVVMLLLGFGGTVSLFWMHSYRSAKKSLQDTSAFADEVVSHLPVGLIATDRSGKITFFNEAAEKITDLKKSLAKNRKPDALLPDGLCDVQNSLDQGMEISEQEMECVFAESRKVPVSVSATRINNEAGEFVGQVLILRDLREIRRLQDEIRRQEKLAAMGGLAAGVAHEVRNPLSSIKALATFFSEQFAEGSDGKEAAVVMVQEVDRLNRVITELLDFARPSAMRREPSDINEMILRSIQLIRQDAGNKNIEIKVDIADDLCPVWIDPDRLAQCLLNLYVNAIQAMDTGGTLTVRCFAADTEHVEIVVSDTGRGIAAENLNKIFDPYFTTKKKGTGLGLAIVYKIIEAHEGRIDVMSTLDKGTTFTISIPCNSKDKA; this comes from the coding sequence ATGGTCAAGAAACCGGTAAACAGTTCGCGAACCATGATGCAGACATCACCGTGGATCATATTGGGGTCCACGATTATTCTCCTGTTTGTGATTCTGGTGCTGGCGTATCAAAACACGAACCGTGAGCGCCGCTATATGTCCGAGCTTCTCAGTGCCAAGGGGGCCGCACTTATTCGTGCCGTAGAGGCCGGCGCAAGGACCGGTATGATGGGCATGATGTGGGGAGGCCAGCAGATCCAACGGCTGATTGAAGAGACCGCCCGATTGCCGGATGTGAAATATATGGCCGTGATGGATCAGGCGGGTCTGGCCGTGGCGCACAGTGATCCCTCAAAGATCGGGCGGCCATTCGCCCCCAACCGAAAAATAACGCACCTGGGGCCCGACCAGCATGAAAATTGGGAGTTGGTCACGTCGGCGGACGGCCAGCGGATATTCGAGGTTCACCGGCACTTTCGGCCCCTGACGGTATATCAAGAGGGCGAATTCAAGCATATGCAGGGGATGATGCGACGCCACCAAATGATGACGGATCGTTCCGACGACTGGTTTTCCCCTGAAAAACAAAGTCAGTTTCTGATTATTGTGGGGCTGGATGTGACCCCCTTTGAAGAGGCGATTCAGAGTGATATCCAGACCACCGTCATACTGTCTGTTGTGATGCTGCTGCTTGGGTTCGGTGGAACTGTTTCTTTGTTTTGGATGCACAGTTATCGATCTGCGAAAAAGTCCTTGCAGGATACCAGTGCCTTTGCCGATGAAGTGGTCAGTCATCTGCCGGTGGGCCTGATCGCCACCGATCGTTCGGGGAAAATCACATTTTTCAACGAGGCCGCCGAAAAAATAACCGATTTGAAAAAGTCGCTTGCGAAAAACCGGAAACCGGATGCCCTCCTGCCCGATGGGTTGTGTGATGTGCAAAATAGCCTCGATCAGGGGATGGAAATTTCAGAGCAGGAAATGGAATGTGTTTTCGCCGAAAGCAGGAAGGTCCCGGTGAGCGTCAGTGCCACGCGTATCAACAACGAGGCCGGGGAGTTTGTCGGTCAGGTATTGATATTGAGGGACTTGAGAGAAATTCGCCGATTACAGGATGAAATCCGGCGGCAGGAAAAACTGGCGGCCATGGGAGGCCTGGCAGCCGGGGTTGCCCATGAGGTCAGAAATCCCCTGAGCTCCATCAAAGCGCTGGCCACTTTTTTTTCAGAACAGTTTGCCGAAGGCAGCGATGGAAAAGAGGCGGCAGTGGTCATGGTGCAGGAAGTGGATCGCCTCAATCGGGTGATAACCGAACTTCTGGATTTTGCACGTCCCAGCGCGATGAGAAGAGAGCCGAGCGATATCAATGAGATGATTCTGCGATCGATACAACTGATCCGGCAGGATGCCGGCAACAAAAACATCGAAATTAAAGTCGACATCGCCGATGACCTATGCCCTGTATGGATCGACCCGGACCGGCTGGCCCAGTGCCTGCTCAACCTGTATGTCAATGCCATACAGGCGATGGATACCGGTGGAACGCTCACGGTGAGGTGCTTCGCGGCGGATACCGAACATGTCGAGATCGTCGTGAGTGACACCGGGCGGGGGATTGCGGCGGAGAATCTCAATAAAATTTTTGATCCTTATTTTACCACCAAAAAGAAAGGCACCGGTCTGGGGCTGGCCATCGTGTATAAAATAATAGAGGCCCATGAAGGGCGCATAGACGTCATGAGCACATTGGACAAGGGAACGACGTTTACCATATCGATTCCGTGCAATTCAAAAGACAAAGCGTGA
- a CDS encoding metalloregulator ArsR/SmtB family transcription factor has translation MFELMNITKALADENRIRILLALNGRMELCVCQLIDMLQLAPSTVSKHLFILRNARLVLGRKEGRWMYYRLNTSETASTVNDALTWVIRSVADDPLISSDQTCLADILPDSSGLKCCP, from the coding sequence ATGTTTGAATTAATGAATATCACCAAGGCATTGGCCGACGAAAACCGCATACGTATCCTGCTGGCGCTGAACGGTCGGATGGAGCTCTGTGTATGCCAGTTGATCGACATGCTGCAATTGGCTCCCTCCACGGTATCCAAACACCTGTTCATTTTGCGTAATGCGCGGCTTGTTTTAGGCCGCAAAGAGGGCCGCTGGATGTATTATCGGCTGAACACAAGCGAAACGGCATCTACCGTGAACGACGCGCTGACATGGGTGATCCGGTCGGTGGCCGACGACCCGTTGATTTCATCGGATCAAACCTGTTTGGCCGACATTCTACCGGATTCGTCGGGTTTGAAATGCTGCCCCTGA
- a CDS encoding sigma 54-interacting transcriptional regulator, which yields MTSSKTAKILIVDDDPGHLASVKMIVRSWGYTVEIAEDGDVAVDMVKSGPVDLILMDVRMTNMSGIEALQEIKAYNPAIPVIIMTAYSSVGSAVDALKSGAYDYLIKPLDFEVLKLTIERASEHAGLKEEIRALKTHLREDYDMANIIGRSPSMTKLLEMMSMIAPSEATVLITGESGTGKELIARSLHFNSPRREKPLVVVNCAAITETLLESELFGHEKGAFTGADKRREGRFKQADSGTVFLDEIGEMSPTMQAKLLRVLQEREIQRVGGEETMQVDVRVIAATNRDLVAEVARGRFREDLFYRLNVMPLNVPPLRERQEDIPLLAQHFMEKFAEKNRRAVKGFVPLAMDMLVNYEWPGNVRELENAVERAVILLTGEYITEQQLPLNITETYPGPTQAQSPEVKVTDGSRPLEEIEKEAILETLKASGGNKAEAARRLGITRKTLHNKLKHYDLF from the coding sequence ATGACATCATCCAAAACAGCAAAGATACTGATCGTTGACGATGACCCCGGTCATCTGGCTTCGGTGAAAATGATCGTTCGCAGCTGGGGCTATACCGTGGAAATCGCCGAGGACGGCGATGTGGCGGTCGACATGGTCAAGTCCGGGCCCGTCGACCTCATTCTCATGGATGTGCGCATGACCAATATGAGCGGTATCGAAGCCCTGCAGGAAATCAAAGCCTATAATCCGGCGATCCCGGTTATCATCATGACCGCCTACTCGTCGGTCGGTTCGGCTGTCGACGCCTTAAAATCAGGCGCGTACGATTATCTGATTAAACCGCTGGATTTCGAAGTTCTCAAGCTTACCATCGAAAGAGCCAGCGAGCATGCCGGGCTGAAGGAGGAAATCAGGGCGTTAAAGACCCATTTGAGGGAAGATTACGACATGGCCAACATCATTGGCCGCAGTCCCTCCATGACCAAACTGCTGGAAATGATGTCCATGATTGCACCCTCAGAGGCCACCGTATTGATCACGGGCGAGAGTGGCACCGGTAAAGAATTGATCGCCCGCTCGCTGCACTTCAACTCGCCGCGCAGAGAAAAGCCGCTGGTAGTGGTCAACTGTGCAGCCATTACGGAAACGCTGCTGGAATCGGAGCTTTTCGGTCATGAAAAGGGTGCCTTCACCGGCGCAGACAAGCGCCGTGAAGGCCGGTTCAAACAGGCCGATAGCGGTACGGTTTTTCTGGATGAAATCGGTGAAATGTCACCGACCATGCAAGCCAAACTGCTGCGGGTGCTCCAGGAAAGAGAAATTCAGCGGGTTGGCGGGGAAGAGACGATGCAGGTGGACGTTCGCGTTATTGCGGCCACCAACCGCGATCTGGTGGCCGAGGTTGCCCGGGGGCGGTTTCGTGAAGATCTTTTCTACCGTCTGAACGTAATGCCCTTGAACGTGCCCCCTTTGAGAGAGCGGCAGGAGGACATCCCCCTGCTGGCCCAGCATTTTATGGAAAAATTTGCCGAAAAAAACCGCAGGGCTGTCAAGGGCTTTGTGCCTCTGGCCATGGACATGCTGGTCAATTATGAATGGCCCGGAAACGTCAGAGAGTTGGAGAACGCTGTGGAGCGGGCGGTAATTCTGTTGACGGGCGAGTACATTACCGAACAGCAACTTCCACTCAACATCACCGAAACGTATCCTGGCCCGACGCAGGCGCAATCGCCGGAGGTCAAGGTCACAGACGGGTCGCGTCCATTGGAGGAGATAGAAAAAGAGGCCATCCTGGAAACGCTGAAGGCCAGCGGAGGGAATAAAGCCGAAGCGGCACGCCGCCTGGGCATCACGCGAAAGACGCTTCACAACAAGCTGAAACACTATGATTTGTTTTGA
- a CDS encoding NapC/NirT family cytochrome c, which translates to MKKYLIAAILVGIGILLAFPLFSIGYYTMIRTSTPQFCASCHEIQYAYNTWKTSTHVNNAHGFVADCMDCHLPAPHDTFNFFYAKTAHGINDIYVHLTEGPDRYDHALQKEKAYASFTNDQCQKCHRNILYIPNKRGAMLAHRAVLYARKGYEKKCVDCHRNLVHKPKQAYAYKQYQDSYRGVGL; encoded by the coding sequence ATGAAAAAGTACCTGATTGCAGCCATCCTTGTTGGTATCGGCATCCTCCTTGCCTTTCCCCTCTTCAGTATCGGGTATTATACAATGATCAGGACTTCGACGCCGCAATTCTGCGCATCCTGCCATGAGATCCAGTACGCCTACAATACCTGGAAAACCAGCACCCACGTCAACAACGCCCACGGCTTCGTGGCCGATTGCATGGATTGCCACCTCCCGGCCCCGCACGACACCTTCAACTTTTTTTATGCCAAAACCGCTCACGGCATCAATGACATCTACGTTCATTTGACAGAGGGCCCGGACCGTTACGACCATGCGCTGCAAAAAGAAAAAGCCTATGCCTCTTTCACCAACGACCAATGCCAGAAATGCCACCGCAATATTCTTTACATCCCCAATAAAAGAGGCGCCATGCTGGCACACCGGGCTGTGCTTTATGCGAGAAAAGGCTACGAAAAAAAGTGCGTGGACTGCCACCGGAACCTGGTTCACAAGCCGAAACAGGCCTATGCATACAAACAATACCAGGATTCCTATCGAGGAGTCGGTTTATAG
- a CDS encoding SoxR reducing system RseC family protein: MPENIGVVIKTEPNGTAQVLLDRKSACGGCQSAGSGCHSCLTSANKIQSRAINAVGAHVGDVVKVQLSFGSLTTGAVVLYLLPVIGMLCGAFTGLRLAKLLSIAEISGSILGAVSGLVVGFIIVVFVDHSPRMRKKMTPTVTGVVTTGIPMAGIKG; the protein is encoded by the coding sequence ATGCCCGAAAACATAGGTGTTGTCATCAAAACGGAACCGAATGGGACCGCACAGGTTTTACTGGATCGTAAAAGCGCCTGCGGCGGATGCCAGTCGGCCGGCAGTGGATGTCACAGTTGTCTCACAAGCGCCAACAAAATTCAAAGCCGTGCGATCAACGCGGTCGGCGCCCACGTCGGCGATGTGGTTAAAGTACAGTTGTCCTTTGGCAGCCTGACCACCGGTGCCGTCGTTCTCTATCTTTTACCGGTAATCGGTATGCTTTGCGGGGCTTTTACAGGACTTCGGCTGGCGAAACTGTTGAGTATTGCCGAAATATCGGGTTCGATCCTCGGTGCCGTGAGCGGACTGGTCGTCGGTTTCATCATTGTCGTCTTCGTCGACCACAGCCCGCGAATGCGAAAGAAAATGACGCCGACCGTCACCGGGGTAGTGACCACGGGTATTCCCATGGCGGGGATTAAGGGGTAA
- a CDS encoding SHOCT domain-containing protein — MNRKTSTLISIGVSAVLVALGVWFLYRHNIGFWPENERWSMGHHSLMGAGMGGFMGGGVGIIMIIFWVLIIGAVALLVSGAFNGIRGAAQWDGKSSDPLEILKQRYARGEIDRIEYEEKRRVLSS, encoded by the coding sequence ATGAACCGTAAGACTTCAACCCTCATCAGCATCGGCGTCTCCGCCGTACTGGTTGCCCTGGGCGTGTGGTTTCTTTACCGGCATAATATCGGGTTCTGGCCGGAAAACGAGCGATGGTCGATGGGACACCACAGTCTCATGGGAGCTGGCATGGGAGGTTTCATGGGGGGTGGCGTGGGAATTATTATGATTATCTTTTGGGTTCTTATTATCGGGGCGGTTGCGCTGCTGGTATCGGGCGCGTTCAACGGGATCCGCGGTGCGGCACAGTGGGATGGAAAAAGTTCCGACCCACTGGAGATACTCAAGCAGCGTTACGCCCGGGGTGAAATCGACAGGATCGAGTACGAAGAAAAGCGGCGTGTTCTGTCAAGCTGA